One stretch of Legionella birminghamensis DNA includes these proteins:
- a CDS encoding phosphatidylglycerophosphatase A family protein translates to MPGVKLSSKVWQDPVYFIAFGFGTGLAPIAPGTWGTLAAFPLYLLMSSLSLPVYVLLTILFFILGVWVSNRVSADLGEHDYSGIVWDEVVGFLLTMLLVPPRLPWIIVGFFLFRLFDIWKPWPITIADEKIKGGFGIMFDDVLAAIPAWGILQLLVWSFS, encoded by the coding sequence ATGCCCGGAGTGAAGTTATCCAGCAAAGTTTGGCAAGATCCTGTTTATTTTATTGCATTTGGTTTCGGAACGGGGTTAGCGCCCATAGCTCCCGGTACCTGGGGCACTCTGGCGGCGTTTCCGCTGTATTTACTGATGTCCTCACTGTCGCTTCCTGTCTATGTTTTATTGACCATTCTATTTTTTATTCTGGGAGTATGGGTCAGTAATCGGGTATCCGCCGATCTGGGAGAACATGACTATTCAGGTATTGTCTGGGACGAGGTGGTAGGATTCCTTCTGACAATGCTACTGGTTCCTCCCCGCTTACCCTGGATCATTGTTGGATTTTTCTTATTCAGGCTGTTTGACATTTGGAAGCCATGGCCTATCACCATTGCGGATGAGAAAATTAAAGGCGGTTTTGGAATCATGTTTGACGATGTTCTTGCTGCCATTCCTGCCTGGGGCATTTTACAGTTATTAGTCTGGAGTTTCTCCTGA
- a CDS encoding AI-2E family transporter: MNENHKELINIALTVGIVLLALFIVHRFIPSMVWAAIIAIATYPLYKRWRLFFGRHHNWAALLFTTILSLIFLLPLSWLVTLLVKELQVFINYLQLINKEGGEAPGFIQQLPVLGKDLTNYWQNNFGQPGNLRNVLSNLHISLTPASYYIKQVGVSLAHRGFQLGFTLLTLFFFYRDGDKLFQEINRVGETCLGKRWFRYADRLPSALRGTVNGTILVGLGVGVLMGLCYGFVGVPAPTLVGFVTAFAAMIPFVVPVVFGFVALILISSGSLAAAIVVVVWGTLVMFVADHFIKPVLIGGAIELPFLAVLFGILGGVETLGLLGLFVGPIVMVLFVTLWQEQQGIPAKAASQ, encoded by the coding sequence ATGAATGAAAATCATAAAGAATTAATTAATATAGCCCTGACGGTCGGCATTGTACTTCTTGCATTGTTTATTGTTCATCGATTCATTCCCTCCATGGTATGGGCCGCGATTATCGCTATTGCTACTTATCCGCTTTATAAACGCTGGAGGCTCTTTTTTGGTCGTCATCATAATTGGGCGGCATTATTATTTACCACTATACTCAGTTTGATCTTTCTATTGCCGCTGAGCTGGTTGGTTACTTTGCTGGTAAAAGAGTTACAGGTTTTTATTAATTATTTACAGTTAATTAATAAAGAAGGAGGGGAAGCGCCAGGTTTTATTCAACAGCTTCCCGTTCTTGGCAAGGATTTAACAAATTATTGGCAGAATAATTTCGGCCAGCCGGGAAACTTAAGGAATGTTTTATCCAACCTGCATATTTCGCTTACTCCTGCAAGTTATTACATTAAGCAAGTCGGTGTGAGTCTCGCGCATCGCGGTTTTCAACTGGGATTTACCTTGCTGACGCTATTTTTCTTCTACCGTGATGGCGACAAGTTGTTCCAGGAGATCAATCGCGTAGGAGAAACATGCTTGGGAAAACGCTGGTTTCGCTATGCGGATCGCTTACCCTCAGCACTGCGCGGGACAGTCAATGGCACTATTCTAGTGGGCTTGGGAGTAGGGGTGTTGATGGGATTATGTTATGGCTTTGTGGGAGTACCGGCACCCACTCTGGTTGGTTTTGTTACCGCCTTTGCTGCGATGATTCCCTTTGTTGTTCCGGTTGTGTTTGGTTTTGTGGCTTTGATATTGATTTCAAGCGGAAGTCTTGCCGCGGCTATTGTCGTAGTGGTCTGGGGGACTCTGGTAATGTTTGTTGCCGATCATTTCATCAAACCAGTGCTTATTGGCGGCGCTATTGAACTCCCTTTCCTGGCAGTACTTTTTGGTATATTAGGCGGGGTTGAAACCCTGGGATTATTAGGCTTATTTGTAGGGCCTATTGTTATGGTTTTATTCGTGACTCTGTGGCAAGAGCAACAGGGGATCCCCGCGAAAGCCGCGAGTCAGTAA
- a CDS encoding cupin domain-containing protein: MMSQLAPLPAGEILHPLILQDGYFPNNSVYPLLIYKNVLDLNGRSVEEIQAFLQQNQWINSWLDTVYDYHHYHSNTHETLVIYSGYCDVQFGGDHGKIYQVSRGDVVIIPAGVAHKNTGSSPDFKCIGSYPFDLDYDVCYGRAEEHPRADQNIARVGLPACDPVFGNQAGLFNYWKA; this comes from the coding sequence ATGATGAGTCAATTAGCTCCTTTACCAGCAGGGGAAATATTGCATCCGCTCATTTTGCAAGATGGCTATTTTCCAAACAATTCTGTTTACCCACTGCTGATTTATAAGAATGTTCTGGATTTAAATGGGCGTTCCGTGGAAGAGATACAGGCTTTTCTCCAACAAAATCAATGGATTAATTCCTGGCTGGATACTGTCTACGACTACCATCACTACCATAGCAATACTCATGAAACATTGGTGATTTATAGCGGTTATTGCGATGTGCAGTTTGGCGGTGATCATGGCAAAATTTATCAGGTCAGCCGCGGCGATGTGGTCATAATTCCTGCGGGCGTAGCTCACAAAAATACCGGCTCATCCCCCGATTTTAAATGCATAGGCTCTTATCCATTCGACCTTGATTATGATGTCTGCTATGGCAGGGCCGAAGAGCATCCCCGAGCTGATCAAAATATAGCCCGGGTAGGATTGCCAGCCTGTGACCCCGTCTTCGGGAACCAAGCTGGGTTATTTAATTATTGGAAAGCCTAG
- a CDS encoding transporter substrate-binding domain-containing protein: protein MKIICYFLLCLLSLSNVTFAQGEPLVVAVDNFSPPFVMRAGNNVFNGFDVEMMEHICKIINRTCQYKPVHFHSLLAEVEGKTSEIAVGAITITPERASLVNFTAPYMLSQFRFMSKQALSQQPFSLDLLSNKKIGVEEGTLFPQLVLTLGIKNPKIELYDTEDDILVALQNDEIDLALLDNATAVYWANHSSGSLVVLGQKETYGFGYGIAVNKDNLNLLQAINTAISQYHASEDFKKDYDRYFGDFK from the coding sequence ATGAAAATTATTTGTTATTTCCTATTATGCCTGCTATCACTTTCAAATGTAACGTTTGCTCAAGGAGAACCCCTGGTTGTCGCAGTGGACAATTTCTCCCCCCCTTTTGTGATGCGGGCAGGCAATAATGTTTTTAATGGTTTCGATGTTGAAATGATGGAACACATTTGTAAAATTATTAACAGAACCTGTCAGTATAAACCCGTTCATTTCCATTCTCTTTTGGCTGAGGTTGAGGGTAAAACCAGTGAAATAGCGGTGGGAGCCATTACGATTACCCCTGAGCGTGCTAGCCTGGTTAACTTCACTGCCCCTTATATGCTGAGCCAATTTCGATTTATGAGTAAACAGGCTTTGAGCCAACAGCCTTTTAGCCTGGATCTCTTGTCTAATAAAAAAATTGGCGTCGAAGAAGGCACATTATTTCCTCAGTTGGTACTAACACTGGGCATTAAAAATCCAAAAATTGAACTCTATGATACAGAGGACGATATATTGGTCGCCCTGCAAAATGACGAAATTGACTTGGCTTTACTGGATAATGCCACTGCTGTTTACTGGGCTAATCACTCTTCAGGAAGCCTGGTTGTCCTGGGGCAAAAGGAGACTTATGGCTTTGGCTATGGAATTGCAGTAAACAAAGACAATCTTAATTTACTGCAAGCAATCAACACTGCAATTAGCCAGTACCATGCCAGTGAAGACTTCAAAAAAGATTACGACAGGTATTTTGGCGATTTCAAGTAA
- the glnE gene encoding bifunctional [glutamate--ammonia ligase]-adenylyl-L-tyrosine phosphorylase/[glutamate--ammonia-ligase] adenylyltransferase encodes MANIQVFIDARSMLVEKYFSQVAPYLKQGIRTILLGSDYVLRHIELLQRLVSEEDCLSSLSAQKYRENLEALPDSPFHQFSKDIRQYRHYCFLRLQLREAAGLADTIETMRSWSDFADEIIRRTLAYCEQEISQRHGIPLEESGERAQLFVLAMGKLGGRELNYSSDIDLILAYSKDGWTNGDEPISNQQFFIKTAQRFILLLQQVTADGFVFRVDLRLRPNGDSGALVINLATIENYYQEQGRDWERYAMVKARPLGLSTAANQWFYQLITPFVYRRYVDFSVIESLRSMKSMIIREVQLNPRLNDIKRGFGGIREIEFIVQNIQLIRGGRLPQLQKTNLLDALAIIKQEKLLTRAQVLQEAYLFYRKLENTVQALNDQQIHVLPEDEQRQYQVSLVMGDSDWPAVYQRLKQYQRIVSHLFNSMLAYKKSSGHLEDNSRLLEHQLASVWQGHIESEMATNLLASINFQHPERCYQLIHSFRHSPRCLRLSQAARMILDRFMPLLLKELADVRNTEAVLLQVMHLLENVVGRSAYLALLTENPQTLIELLHWFSRSPFISQLLVAHPFLLETLLEPMPDWTPPSRMQLQLLLEKRITHCEDQEAEEECLRQFKLSNWLLAARAELHGKLNAVRAGRFLADLAELIVIRVIDIAWRQLALKYPVMETIIQGFAVLAYGKLGSREMNYNSDIDLVFIYTSHAEHSPLITRLTQKILHMLTTRFQSGILYQVDTRLRPSGSSGLLVSSLSSFIIYQQTEAWTWEHQALIRSRVLLGSPRVKAIFSRLKSSIYADKRNARDVLSEVLSMREKMLRFQIGNSIKELPGGLVDLEFLVQCLVLIHAHKGYSRFTHTLSLLRQLMKDQHLSQRQFLCLKDAYQKYHQILHRGLLEEDYQPDYLAQQQQVFEVCEEIYREIEGS; translated from the coding sequence ATGGCCAATATTCAAGTGTTTATTGATGCGCGATCCATGCTGGTGGAGAAATATTTCAGCCAGGTTGCCCCGTATTTAAAACAGGGGATAAGAACAATTCTGCTAGGCAGTGACTATGTGCTTCGCCATATTGAGCTTTTGCAGCGGCTGGTGAGCGAAGAGGATTGCCTGTCTTCTCTGTCAGCGCAGAAATACCGGGAAAATCTGGAAGCCTTACCGGACTCGCCTTTCCACCAGTTTAGTAAAGATATCCGTCAATATCGGCATTATTGCTTTCTTCGCTTGCAGTTAAGAGAGGCTGCCGGTCTCGCCGATACGATAGAGACAATGAGATCCTGGTCAGATTTTGCTGATGAAATTATCCGGCGGACATTGGCTTATTGTGAACAGGAAATCAGCCAGCGGCATGGGATCCCACTGGAGGAAAGCGGGGAGCGTGCGCAGCTTTTTGTGCTGGCCATGGGAAAGTTAGGGGGTAGGGAATTAAACTATTCATCCGACATTGATTTGATTCTTGCATATTCAAAAGACGGCTGGACCAATGGCGATGAGCCGATTAGCAATCAGCAATTTTTTATTAAAACAGCCCAGCGTTTTATCCTGTTATTGCAGCAAGTAACTGCTGACGGGTTTGTGTTTCGAGTGGATTTGAGGCTGAGGCCGAATGGTGACAGCGGGGCCCTGGTTATTAATCTGGCCACCATTGAAAATTATTATCAGGAGCAGGGAAGGGATTGGGAACGCTATGCAATGGTGAAGGCCAGGCCATTGGGCTTGTCGACTGCTGCAAACCAATGGTTTTACCAGCTGATTACCCCTTTCGTTTATCGCCGTTATGTCGATTTCAGTGTTATAGAATCACTGCGCAGCATGAAATCCATGATTATCAGAGAGGTCCAGCTTAATCCCCGCCTCAATGATATCAAACGAGGGTTTGGCGGTATCCGGGAAATTGAGTTCATTGTCCAAAATATACAGTTGATTCGCGGCGGAAGATTACCTCAGTTGCAAAAAACCAATTTGCTGGATGCCCTCGCAATAATAAAACAGGAAAAGCTGCTGACACGTGCGCAGGTGTTGCAGGAAGCTTATCTGTTTTATAGAAAGCTTGAAAATACTGTACAGGCTCTCAATGACCAGCAGATCCATGTCCTACCGGAGGATGAGCAAAGGCAGTATCAGGTAAGCCTGGTGATGGGCGATTCGGATTGGCCAGCGGTCTACCAGCGGCTTAAACAATACCAGCGTATTGTCAGCCATTTATTTAATTCCATGCTGGCCTATAAAAAAAGCAGCGGGCACCTGGAAGATAATTCAAGGCTTCTCGAACATCAGCTAGCCAGTGTATGGCAGGGGCATATTGAATCAGAGATGGCAACAAATTTGCTGGCTAGTATAAATTTCCAACACCCTGAACGCTGTTATCAGCTTATTCACTCTTTTCGGCATTCGCCAAGATGTCTGCGCTTAAGCCAGGCTGCCCGAATGATTCTGGACCGGTTCATGCCGCTGTTATTAAAAGAACTTGCAGATGTCCGCAATACGGAGGCGGTGCTGCTGCAGGTTATGCATCTTCTGGAAAATGTAGTGGGGCGAAGTGCTTATCTGGCTTTGCTGACCGAAAATCCTCAGACACTGATTGAACTATTGCACTGGTTTTCCCGCAGTCCTTTTATCAGTCAATTGCTGGTCGCGCATCCCTTCCTGCTGGAAACTTTACTTGAGCCAATGCCAGATTGGACACCTCCTTCCCGGATGCAATTACAACTGCTACTTGAAAAACGGATCACTCATTGTGAAGATCAGGAAGCAGAAGAAGAATGTTTGAGGCAATTTAAATTAAGCAACTGGCTACTGGCAGCCAGGGCGGAGCTGCATGGAAAGCTGAATGCAGTACGCGCCGGGCGTTTCCTGGCTGATTTAGCGGAACTGATAGTGATCCGCGTCATAGACATTGCATGGAGGCAGTTGGCTTTAAAATATCCTGTTATGGAAACGATTATTCAGGGGTTTGCAGTTCTTGCCTATGGTAAATTAGGCAGCCGCGAGATGAATTATAATTCTGATATCGATTTGGTATTTATTTATACCTCACATGCAGAACACAGCCCTCTAATCACGCGCCTTACCCAAAAAATTTTGCATATGTTAACCACACGTTTCCAATCAGGAATTTTATATCAGGTTGATACGCGTCTGCGCCCTTCCGGTTCTTCGGGATTATTGGTGAGCAGTTTGTCATCCTTTATCATTTATCAGCAGACAGAAGCCTGGACTTGGGAGCATCAAGCCCTGATCCGCTCACGTGTTTTACTGGGCAGCCCTCGTGTCAAGGCCATTTTTTCCCGTTTAAAGTCGTCCATTTATGCTGACAAGCGCAATGCCAGAGATGTGCTCAGTGAAGTGCTGTCCATGCGCGAGAAAATGCTTCGGTTTCAAATAGGGAATTCTATTAAGGAACTCCCGGGCGGGCTGGTAGATTTGGAATTTCTGGTACAATGCCTGGTTTTAATTCATGCACATAAAGGATACAGCCGTTTTACGCATACCTTAAGTCTTTTACGGCAGTTAATGAAGGATCAACATTTAAGCCAGAGGCAGTTCCTATGTCTGAAAGACGCTTATCAAAAATATCATCAGATATTACATCGAGGGCTTTTAGAAGAAGATTATCAGCCTGACTATCTGGCGCAACAGCAGCAGGTTTTTGAGGTTTGTGAGGAAATTTACAGGGAGATTGAAGGATCCTAG
- a CDS encoding ankyrin repeat domain-containing protein, with the protein MMLFDDLKELITRYENPEPEQLNLAERDIERLTSDFEYEPLARQIEEQKLTMQAKMHFYTWQTSLNRQIVSGSFLCKHFSTKTRSKIFEMANQSSARKYDNLVHFIEALYALRGSLEDKQEAQAVLQCIVLLTAYKTLAEASGTPKKEVKRPQPAADCVSSSAPKTANPANNPVSSYAELLKLLSTDPEFAVPEVIRVNQGINSRKEALQRLDNGEAVNSVAALISQLKHMCSMLVLDFSLYSYLAGTIKLSKTHMDNLNDLIHYLEHYTATSLKDFLESYLYIAPGKKTDVSALTCLLKNPLIIPLFEMKPELVKAISDRAMNNLIRENKVRGEFPVFILFLIFDEHFNYFQKQPRLVSLISKHYFLQKFSKLDNLSPAEYLMNRPDRRSFFTLNPGLINWLPSKLKITFEEHFSPRVSPVGIALRAQVPAIKSAPPAIKISTDIPETRKAAEAPLPDKIEEISQKMAETKLTEPTPPKPGKDKSSQPASQEQQISSWKKAIAQLFGEAQNLVISEVQRESDYFRLKIQPPEINSYWHVKTSKSVDRISRFYASKAWFESSIVRNISQLFTTGQVEVIEQQVLCKIAWTRTIKSEQLNKLAKKIMNALKTSSAEYHNALRKPVIVSKQEEIMEEHPAPAAPENLPKKQAFEKIPPAPKDPKPDQEPVVETVVADTRPIDFSGLKFDPRDVTLVYRDGLRARYKCSYLNAEHHSLLRNNEFWHFKLIQHFGASVMQASSASFLPFTAQFPVIAAQEYQNLPDDVIDMFIYAKEQMLVSSIYERLFPVLWYKEKSGRSLLHCIRETNSQQVIDSIFSFGIQFFQQQAIQVDPALIQSPLHWAICCNQGKEVISELLQNEPPHIPFAVGNYHYAAIHRAVYESAYEAVEGILEESLMQLSSVDSLNRTAFDIAYSKQDKFMLDLLGQYQSKAMRTQNSRFFVPQEPGIKQQAMHSIQEGTPSLEIMPL; encoded by the coding sequence ATGATGCTTTTTGATGATTTAAAAGAATTAATTACGCGCTATGAAAACCCTGAGCCTGAACAGTTAAATTTAGCGGAAAGGGATATTGAGCGCTTGACCAGTGATTTTGAGTATGAACCATTAGCCCGGCAAATTGAAGAGCAAAAATTAACAATGCAGGCTAAAATGCATTTTTATACCTGGCAAACTAGTCTAAATCGTCAAATCGTATCCGGTAGCTTCCTGTGTAAACATTTCAGTACTAAAACCCGATCAAAAATATTTGAAATGGCGAACCAATCTTCCGCCAGGAAATATGATAACCTGGTTCACTTCATCGAAGCACTATATGCTCTGAGAGGCTCTCTCGAAGATAAGCAAGAAGCCCAGGCGGTTCTACAATGCATAGTGCTGCTCACAGCGTACAAAACGCTTGCGGAAGCATCCGGAACACCCAAAAAAGAAGTCAAGCGGCCGCAACCAGCGGCGGATTGTGTCAGCAGTAGCGCTCCAAAAACTGCAAACCCTGCAAATAATCCAGTTTCATCTTATGCTGAACTCTTAAAGCTTTTAAGCACCGATCCAGAGTTCGCTGTGCCAGAAGTTATCCGGGTAAACCAGGGAATTAATAGCCGTAAAGAGGCATTACAGCGGCTCGACAATGGTGAAGCGGTTAACTCTGTTGCCGCCCTCATTTCTCAACTAAAGCATATGTGCTCAATGCTTGTCCTGGACTTCAGCTTATATAGCTATCTTGCTGGCACTATCAAGCTATCCAAAACGCATATGGACAATCTAAATGATTTAATTCATTACCTGGAGCATTACACTGCAACCTCACTAAAAGACTTTCTGGAAAGCTATCTGTACATTGCCCCGGGCAAAAAAACAGATGTTAGCGCTTTGACTTGCCTGTTGAAAAATCCCCTGATCATTCCACTCTTTGAGATGAAACCAGAGCTAGTGAAGGCTATCTCCGACCGGGCGATGAACAATTTAATCAGGGAAAACAAGGTTAGAGGCGAATTCCCGGTGTTTATCCTGTTCCTTATTTTTGATGAACATTTCAATTATTTCCAGAAGCAGCCTCGATTGGTATCACTAATTTCTAAACACTATTTTTTGCAAAAATTTTCAAAACTTGACAATTTATCCCCTGCTGAATATTTAATGAACAGGCCTGATAGACGAAGCTTTTTTACTTTAAATCCAGGCTTAATCAACTGGCTGCCGAGCAAGCTAAAAATAACATTTGAGGAACATTTCAGCCCTCGAGTAAGCCCAGTTGGAATAGCCCTACGGGCTCAAGTTCCAGCAATCAAATCCGCTCCGCCAGCCATTAAAATAAGTACAGATATTCCAGAAACCAGGAAGGCAGCCGAAGCGCCGCTTCCAGATAAAATTGAAGAAATCAGCCAAAAAATGGCAGAAACCAAACTGACTGAGCCAACACCGCCGAAACCTGGAAAAGACAAGTCTTCCCAACCTGCCAGCCAGGAGCAGCAAATTTCAAGCTGGAAAAAAGCAATTGCCCAGCTTTTTGGCGAAGCTCAAAACCTGGTTATCAGTGAGGTACAGCGGGAAAGCGATTATTTCAGATTAAAGATACAACCCCCGGAAATTAATAGCTACTGGCATGTAAAAACGAGCAAATCTGTTGATCGAATTAGCCGCTTTTATGCAAGCAAAGCCTGGTTTGAGTCATCAATTGTGCGCAATATAAGCCAGCTATTCACTACTGGCCAGGTAGAAGTCATCGAGCAGCAGGTTCTATGCAAGATAGCATGGACCAGGACAATCAAGTCTGAGCAATTAAACAAACTCGCAAAGAAAATAATGAATGCTCTTAAAACCAGCTCTGCAGAATATCATAATGCCCTGCGAAAACCGGTAATTGTCTCAAAGCAAGAAGAAATAATGGAGGAACACCCTGCCCCGGCAGCTCCTGAGAACTTGCCAAAGAAGCAGGCGTTTGAAAAAATTCCACCGGCTCCCAAAGACCCGAAGCCAGATCAGGAACCAGTAGTTGAGACAGTAGTGGCGGATACCCGCCCCATTGACTTTTCAGGGCTGAAGTTTGATCCCAGAGACGTCACGCTGGTGTACAGGGATGGATTAAGAGCACGATATAAATGCTCTTATTTGAATGCTGAACATCATTCTCTCCTACGAAACAATGAATTCTGGCATTTTAAACTAATTCAGCATTTCGGCGCGTCAGTGATGCAGGCAAGTTCTGCCTCATTTCTGCCATTTACCGCTCAATTCCCAGTTATTGCTGCGCAGGAATACCAAAATCTTCCTGACGATGTAATTGATATGTTTATTTATGCAAAGGAGCAGATGCTTGTCAGTTCAATCTATGAACGCCTATTCCCGGTATTGTGGTATAAGGAAAAGTCAGGACGTTCACTGCTGCATTGCATTCGAGAAACCAACAGCCAGCAGGTTATTGATAGTATTTTCTCTTTTGGGATTCAATTTTTTCAGCAGCAGGCAATTCAGGTGGACCCTGCATTAATACAATCCCCCCTTCACTGGGCAATCTGCTGTAATCAAGGAAAGGAGGTTATCAGCGAACTGTTGCAAAATGAACCTCCCCATATCCCATTCGCGGTGGGAAATTATCACTATGCTGCCATACATCGGGCTGTCTATGAATCAGCTTATGAAGCGGTTGAGGGTATTTTAGAAGAAAGTCTGATGCAGCTTTCCAGTGTTGATTCTTTAAACCGCACTGCTTTCGATATTGCTTACAGCAAACAGGATAAGTTTATGCTGGATTTGTTGGGACAGTATCAAAGCAAAGCGATGCGGACCCAAAACTCACGTTTTTTTGTCCCTCAGGAGCCAGGAATTAAGCAGCAAGCTATGCATTCAATTCAAGAGGGGACGCCTTCCCTGGAAATAATGCCTCTTTGA